The genomic window ACCCCATAAGCTTGCCGGTTAACGGGTCTGGCAAGAATTACAAAAGTAATTGGATTTAAGCTTAAAAAAATATTATTCCCCTAGGCCGTAACCGCTCTCGATCAGTTCCTGTAGTTTTTCGAAAAATCGCACGGCCGGAGCGCCGTCAATGATGTCGTGGTTCATGCTCATGGTAATGTTTAAATATTCCCGGATTTCTATTTGCCCGTTAACCACTCCAGGTTTCTCCATGATACCCCCCAGGGTCAGGCCCAGGGTGTGATTGCCAAAAGGAATTCCCCAACCGGGAAATTGTCCGATCATCCCAATGGCTGATACCGTCACTGTCCCGCTGTACCTCTTCCACCACTGGGGATTCTTGGTAAATATCCAGTATAAACCCCTCCTAATAAAACCGGGCAGCCGGACCAACCATTCGATCTTCCCCGATATTGGATCACTCTCCGGGTTTGCCTGGATGGCCCGAATTTCACTGTGGATGTCGTAAAAAGCTTTGTTATTGGCTCCTCGGATTATGTACGGTAAAGTTACCCGGCCGGATTCGGTCTCGATGGGGGTATGCACGTCCACTTCGTCAAAGAGGATCAATCTACCCCGCCAGTTCCGATAGGCATGCATGTGCTTGTTCATTTCCACTGCCTGGCCCAGACAGGTTATAATAAAGGCGGTGAAAGAAAGAGACTCGCCGGTATTGGCCTTGTGCTCACGAAAAAATTGCCTGGGCTTGGTCACGTCCACTTCCATCAATGCATAGGTTACGTGTTTCCGATGAGCTATAAACCCAGCGTCAACAACCAAACGCCTGTCTTTAGGGAACGGTTTTGCCGTATACTCGGCCTTTTTCGAGACTTGTTTATACTTTCTGATCTCTGTTGCCGTTATGCGAACGGCTTTGCTCAAGGTATCGGCTTTTTTAAGCAT from Deltaproteobacteria bacterium includes these protein-coding regions:
- a CDS encoding 2-oxo acid dehydrogenase subunit E2; translation: MLKKADTLSKAVRITATEIRKYKQVSKKAEYTAKPFPKDRRLVVDAGFIAHRKHVTYALMEVDVTKPRQFFREHKANTGESLSFTAFIITCLGQAVEMNKHMHAYRNWRGRLILFDEVDVHTPIETESGRVTLPYIIRGANNKAFYDIHSEIRAIQANPESDPISGKIEWLVRLPGFIRRGLYWIFTKNPQWWKRYSGTVTVSAIGMIGQFPGWGIPFGNHTLGLTLGGIMEKPGVVNGQIEIREYLNITMSMNHDIIDGAPAVRFFEKLQELIESGYGLGE